One Mycolicibacter sp. MU0083 DNA window includes the following coding sequences:
- a CDS encoding dolichyl-phosphate-mannose--protein mannosyltransferase, whose amino-acid sequence MISPGLLVPVADFGPTDRARGWAVTAAVTTLAAITRFANLYSPTDAGTPIFDEKHYAPQAWQMLHNHGVEDNPGYGLVVHPPVGKHLIAIGEALFGYNGLGWRFTSALLGVLAIALLVRIVRRMTRSTLAGGIAGLLLVGDAVSFVAARTALLDGFLCFFVVAAFGALIVDRDQVRMRMHTVLTEGRSGVTPWGPRLGVRWWRFTAGVLLGLACATKWSGLYFVVFFGAMSLAFDVAARRQYRVRRPWSGTLFRDVGPTGYAMVVIPFGVYLASYAAWFASETGVDRHEVGQSIGVESRFPVPDALRSLWHYTYQAYHFHSGLTNAAGNHHPWESKPWAWPMSLRPVLYAIDQHDVPGCGAQSCVKAVMLVGTPAMWWLAVPVLGYAAWRSLVRHDWRYAAALVGYCAGWLPWFAGIGRQMYFFYAVPMAPFLAMLLALICVDIINDGRTGTSERWALGLLAVSGYVALVLTNFAWLYPVLTGVPISPTTWHMQIWLPSWS is encoded by the coding sequence ATGATCAGCCCGGGATTGCTGGTGCCGGTGGCCGATTTCGGGCCGACCGACCGGGCCCGGGGCTGGGCGGTGACCGCGGCGGTGACCACCCTGGCGGCGATCACCCGGTTCGCGAATCTGTACTCGCCCACCGACGCCGGCACCCCGATCTTCGACGAGAAGCACTACGCCCCGCAGGCCTGGCAGATGCTGCACAACCACGGCGTCGAGGACAACCCGGGCTACGGCCTGGTGGTGCACCCGCCGGTCGGCAAACACCTGATCGCGATCGGTGAGGCGCTGTTCGGCTACAACGGGCTGGGCTGGCGGTTCACCAGTGCACTGCTCGGGGTGCTCGCGATCGCGCTGCTGGTACGCATCGTGCGCCGGATGACCCGCTCCACCCTGGCCGGCGGGATCGCGGGGCTGTTGCTGGTCGGCGACGCGGTCAGCTTCGTGGCCGCCCGCACCGCACTGCTGGATGGTTTCCTGTGTTTCTTCGTGGTGGCCGCGTTCGGGGCGCTGATCGTCGACCGCGACCAGGTGCGGATGCGGATGCACACCGTGTTGACCGAGGGCCGCAGTGGCGTGACGCCGTGGGGACCGCGACTGGGGGTGCGTTGGTGGCGTTTCACCGCCGGCGTGCTGCTGGGGTTGGCGTGCGCCACCAAATGGTCCGGGCTGTATTTCGTGGTGTTCTTCGGCGCGATGTCGCTGGCGTTCGATGTGGCCGCCCGCCGCCAGTACCGGGTCCGTCGGCCCTGGTCGGGGACGCTGTTCCGCGATGTCGGCCCCACCGGCTACGCCATGGTGGTGATCCCGTTCGGGGTGTATCTGGCCTCGTATGCGGCGTGGTTCGCCTCCGAGACCGGTGTGGACCGCCACGAGGTCGGCCAGTCGATCGGGGTGGAGAGCCGGTTCCCGGTGCCCGACGCGCTGCGCTCGCTGTGGCACTACACCTATCAGGCGTATCACTTCCACTCCGGGCTGACCAACGCCGCCGGCAACCACCACCCCTGGGAATCCAAGCCGTGGGCCTGGCCGATGTCGCTGCGTCCGGTGCTGTACGCGATCGACCAGCACGACGTGCCGGGGTGCGGCGCGCAGTCCTGCGTCAAAGCGGTGATGCTGGTGGGCACGCCCGCGATGTGGTGGCTGGCCGTGCCGGTGCTCGGCTACGCGGCGTGGCGCAGCCTGGTCCGCCACGACTGGCGCTACGCCGCCGCACTGGTGGGGTACTGCGCGGGCTGGCTGCCGTGGTTCGCCGGCATCGGTCGGCAGATGTACTTCTTCTACGCGGTGCCGATGGCCCCGTTCCTGGCGATGCTGCTGGCCCTGATCTGCGTGGACATCATCAACGACGGGCGGACCGGCACGTCGGAGCGGTGGGCACTGGGCCTGCTCGCGGTCTCCGGCTACGTCGCGCTGGTGCTGACGAACTTCGCCTGGCTCTACCCGGTTCTGACCGGGGTGCCGATCTCGCCGACCACCTGGCACATGCAGATCTGGCTGCCCAGTTGGTCCTGA
- a CDS encoding alpha-ketoglutarate-dependent dioxygenase AlkB, whose product MAIPVQESLFDLSERRQLGDGAWLDVRPGWMSEESADLVTELQTAVAWRAERRRMYDRVLDVPRLASFHDLTTGDAPHPTIAKLRRRLNDIYAGELGEPFATVGMCLYRHGGDSVAWHGDTLGRGATEDTMVAIVSVGATRTLALRPRGGGPALRLALHHGDLVVMGGSCQRTWEHSIPKTATPTGPRISIQFRPRGVR is encoded by the coding sequence GTGGCGATACCGGTCCAGGAGTCGCTGTTCGACCTCAGCGAACGCCGACAGCTCGGCGATGGCGCCTGGCTCGATGTGCGCCCGGGCTGGATGTCGGAGGAGAGCGCCGATCTGGTCACCGAGTTGCAGACCGCCGTCGCCTGGCGCGCCGAGCGGCGCCGGATGTACGACCGGGTCCTCGATGTACCCCGGCTGGCGAGCTTCCACGACCTGACCACCGGCGACGCCCCGCACCCGACGATCGCGAAACTGCGGCGCCGGCTCAACGACATCTATGCCGGCGAGCTCGGCGAGCCGTTCGCCACGGTGGGCATGTGCCTCTACCGGCACGGCGGCGACAGCGTGGCCTGGCACGGCGACACCCTCGGTCGCGGCGCCACCGAGGACACCATGGTCGCGATCGTCAGCGTCGGCGCCACCCGGACCCTGGCGCTGCGGCCGCGCGGCGGCGGCCCGGCCCTGCGGCTGGCGCTACACCACGGTGATCTGGTGGTGATGGGCGGCTCGTGTCAGCGGACCTGGGAGCACTCGATCCCCAAGACGGCGACACCGACCGGCCCGCGGATCAGCATCCAGTTCCGCCCGCGCGGCGTGCGGTAG
- the rsmI gene encoding 16S rRNA (cytidine(1402)-2'-O)-methyltransferase: MPDGRLLLGATPLGQPGDASPRLVTALRTADVVAAEDTRRVRTLARSLDVQIAGRVVSLFDANEAARVPALVAEIAAGATVLVVSDAGMPLISDPGYRLVSACAEAGLPVSCLPGPSAVTTALAISGLAAERFCFEGFAPRKQSARRAWLAGLSDERRTCVFFESPRRLADCLRDAVDELGGQRRAVVCRELTKTHEEVRRGTLAELADWAVDGVLGEITVVLAGAVPRADLPALVAEVNRLAADGMRVKDACAQVIAEVPGAVSRRELYDAVLRSRD, encoded by the coding sequence ATGCCCGATGGTCGATTGCTGCTCGGTGCCACCCCGCTGGGGCAGCCCGGCGACGCCTCCCCGCGACTGGTCACCGCCTTGCGCACCGCCGACGTGGTGGCCGCCGAGGACACCCGGCGGGTGCGGACGCTGGCCAGATCCCTCGACGTGCAGATCGCCGGCCGGGTGGTCAGTCTGTTCGACGCCAACGAAGCGGCCCGGGTGCCCGCCCTGGTCGCCGAGATCGCGGCCGGCGCCACCGTGCTGGTGGTCAGCGACGCCGGGATGCCGCTGATCAGCGACCCCGGCTACCGGCTAGTGTCGGCGTGCGCCGAGGCCGGCCTGCCGGTGAGCTGCCTGCCGGGCCCGTCGGCGGTGACCACCGCGCTGGCGATCTCGGGGCTGGCCGCAGAACGCTTCTGCTTCGAGGGTTTCGCTCCGCGCAAGCAGTCCGCGCGCCGGGCCTGGCTGGCCGGGCTGTCCGACGAACGCCGCACCTGCGTGTTCTTCGAATCGCCGCGGCGGCTGGCCGACTGCCTGCGCGACGCGGTCGACGAACTCGGCGGGCAGCGGCGCGCGGTGGTGTGCCGGGAGCTGACCAAGACCCACGAGGAGGTGCGGCGCGGAACGCTGGCGGAGCTGGCCGACTGGGCGGTCGACGGCGTGCTGGGGGAGATCACCGTGGTGCTGGCCGGTGCGGTGCCGCGGGCCGACCTGCCGGCGCTGGTCGCCGAGGTCAACCGGCTGGCCGCCGACGGGATGCGGGTCAAGGACGCCTGCGCGCAGGTGATCGCCGAGGTGCCCGGCGCGGTGTCGCGCCGCGAGCTCTACGACGCGGTGCTGCGCTCCCGGGACTGA
- a CDS encoding DUF5642 family protein, whose amino-acid sequence MLNLRAVLAIGCAGLVAACSSSPAEVTADISKVVELKASFGPEFQVKSIANSGIDPKLLAGTSLPPGLTFDPADCSKFAISQQLPQGVQGNMAAVAAEGEGNRFITIALETSEPLTVSEPGRTCRRIGFSGGSMRGLVEAVDAPHIDGVKTLGVHRVVEAGTAGKSRVGELYNYSAYFGPYQVLVTANPLVQPGKPVAPVDTARARELLVAAVEAIRG is encoded by the coding sequence ATGTTGAATCTTCGTGCGGTGCTGGCAATCGGTTGCGCCGGTCTGGTGGCGGCCTGCAGCTCCAGCCCGGCGGAGGTGACCGCCGATATCAGCAAGGTGGTGGAGCTCAAGGCGTCCTTCGGCCCGGAATTCCAGGTCAAGTCGATCGCCAACAGCGGCATCGACCCCAAGCTGCTGGCCGGCACCTCCCTGCCCCCGGGGCTCACCTTCGACCCGGCCGACTGCTCGAAATTCGCGATCAGCCAGCAACTTCCCCAGGGCGTGCAGGGCAACATGGCCGCCGTCGCCGCCGAGGGCGAGGGCAACCGGTTCATCACGATCGCCCTGGAGACCTCCGAGCCGCTGACGGTCTCCGAGCCCGGGCGCACCTGCCGGCGGATCGGTTTCTCCGGCGGTTCGATGCGCGGGCTGGTCGAGGCGGTCGACGCCCCGCACATCGACGGGGTGAAGACCCTCGGCGTGCACCGGGTGGTGGAGGCCGGTACCGCCGGTAAGTCCCGGGTCGGCGAACTGTACAACTACTCGGCCTACTTCGGGCCCTACCAGGTGCTCGTCACGGCCAATCCGCTGGTGCAGCCCGGCAAGCCCGTCGCCCCGGTCGACACCGCCCGGGCACGTGAGTTGCTGGTGGCCGCGGTGGAAGCGATCCGCGGCTAG
- a CDS encoding DUF732 domain-containing protein, producing the protein MTRILRAAVFAGTVAIALLGSAPAHADDASYLAALDANGVFRSGPPNARLSAGHRFCNQLRSGATVDQVVDAYVRRPSFGGPSMVDDLTVNLRPVIDIAQHELCPDTLG; encoded by the coding sequence ATGACTCGGATTCTGCGTGCAGCCGTGTTCGCCGGGACCGTCGCGATCGCGCTGCTCGGCAGCGCACCGGCGCACGCCGACGACGCCAGCTACCTGGCCGCCCTGGACGCCAACGGCGTCTTCCGGTCCGGTCCCCCCAACGCCCGGCTGTCGGCCGGGCACCGGTTCTGCAACCAGTTGCGCAGCGGCGCCACCGTCGACCAGGTGGTGGACGCCTACGTCCGTCGGCCGTCGTTCGGCGGGCCGTCCATGGTCGACGACCTGACGGTCAACCTGCGCCCGGTGATCGATATCGCCCAGCACGAACTCTGCCCCGACACCCTGGGCTGA
- a CDS encoding GNAT family N-acetyltransferase encodes MEIFAGCSETDLAPLVAALEPLRAAAGDELMHQGEQARSFLLISSGTAEVRHIGDDGTVVVNEVTAGMVVGEIALLRHGHRTATVTTTTPLTGWIGDGHAFDAMVQVPEVMDRLVRIARQRLAAYITAVPIRDRRGTELLLRPVLPGDSARTVNGHVEFSGETLYRRFMTPRIPSPALMHYLFEVDYVDHFVWVVTEPDGSFVADARFVRDPENPTVAEVAFIVGDSYQGRGIGTFLMGAIAVIARLEGIEKFTARVLSENAPMRAILDHLGAHWERDDPGIVTTVLDVPGGDRLPFGRDLAAAIKEVGRQAIQAVG; translated from the coding sequence ATGGAGATCTTCGCCGGCTGCTCGGAGACGGACCTGGCCCCGCTGGTCGCCGCGCTGGAGCCGCTGCGCGCCGCCGCCGGCGACGAATTGATGCATCAGGGCGAGCAGGCGCGGTCCTTTCTGCTCATCTCGTCGGGGACCGCCGAGGTGCGCCATATCGGCGACGACGGCACCGTGGTGGTCAACGAGGTGACGGCCGGAATGGTGGTCGGTGAGATCGCGCTGCTGCGCCACGGCCACCGGACGGCGACGGTCACCACCACCACGCCGCTGACCGGCTGGATCGGTGACGGGCACGCCTTCGACGCGATGGTGCAGGTGCCCGAGGTGATGGACCGGCTGGTGCGCATCGCGCGGCAACGCCTGGCCGCCTACATCACCGCGGTGCCGATCCGCGATCGCCGGGGCACCGAACTGTTGCTGCGGCCGGTGCTGCCCGGCGACAGCGCCCGGACCGTCAACGGCCACGTCGAATTCTCCGGTGAGACCCTCTACCGGCGGTTCATGACACCGCGGATCCCCAGCCCGGCGCTGATGCACTACCTGTTCGAGGTGGACTACGTCGATCACTTCGTCTGGGTGGTGACCGAACCGGACGGCTCCTTCGTCGCCGATGCGCGATTCGTCCGGGATCCGGAGAATCCGACCGTCGCCGAGGTCGCGTTCATCGTCGGCGACAGTTATCAGGGCCGCGGTATCGGCACCTTCCTGATGGGGGCGATCGCCGTCATCGCGCGATTGGAGGGCATCGAGAAGTTCACCGCGCGAGTGCTGTCGGAGAACGCGCCGATGCGCGCCATCCTCGACCACCTGGGCGCCCACTGGGAGCGGGACGATCCGGGCATCGTCACCACCGTCCTCGACGTACCGGGCGGGGACCGGCTACCGTTCGGCCGCGATCTGGCCGCAGCGATCAAAGAGGTGGGCCGCCAGGCGATCCAAGCCGTCGGGTGA
- a CDS encoding DUF7373 family lipoprotein, with the protein MRCGRRPTWVALCVLALTGCGHAVTGTAVPAAAPPDSVDLRALDTGTYPTTPAPTWGTAGTEDAGRRAEGQRLAGHVVGPWQVDPRFVDGSAGPAAIVTEPKHLGAVLWPTLAAPVHGHPFLVAFSADRHVTDPGDPTALRNTVLLFATAEAATAVAEGMSQTAMDGRMSIEFYSPVPTEPVRAVPIPGHPDSTGAVLTHIVDGVEVRELTAITAHGRFVLVEVARSAEGPDRAAEFAGRALDLQIPLLEDFTPTDPTHLAELSLDPAGLLARTLPLPTVGGGLANTTFDQRGAVHLEDHPIDVAEALADAGVDAVVNAGDSVYRAGDPDRARRLADRLADLVAAGGAARPGPAVPGLPSGHCLSDTGGLVVRHRCFAAVDRYVIKSVAQQLNSAQQQVAAQYRMLTG; encoded by the coding sequence GTGCGATGCGGTAGGCGCCCCACCTGGGTGGCGCTGTGCGTGCTGGCGCTGACCGGGTGCGGTCATGCGGTGACCGGGACGGCCGTCCCGGCCGCGGCGCCGCCCGATTCGGTGGACCTGCGCGCACTGGACACCGGGACGTATCCGACCACGCCGGCGCCGACGTGGGGCACCGCCGGAACCGAGGACGCGGGACGTCGCGCCGAGGGGCAGCGCCTGGCCGGCCATGTCGTCGGCCCGTGGCAGGTCGACCCCCGGTTCGTCGACGGCAGTGCGGGGCCGGCCGCGATCGTCACCGAACCCAAGCATCTGGGAGCGGTGCTCTGGCCGACGCTTGCCGCACCGGTCCACGGGCATCCCTTCCTGGTCGCCTTCAGCGCCGACCGGCACGTCACCGATCCCGGTGACCCGACCGCACTGCGCAATACGGTGCTGCTTTTCGCGACCGCCGAGGCCGCGACCGCAGTCGCCGAGGGCATGTCGCAGACCGCGATGGACGGGCGCATGTCGATCGAGTTCTACTCGCCCGTCCCGACCGAACCGGTACGTGCGGTCCCGATCCCCGGGCATCCCGACAGCACCGGGGCGGTGCTCACCCACATCGTCGACGGCGTCGAGGTTCGGGAGCTGACCGCGATCACCGCGCACGGACGTTTCGTGCTGGTCGAGGTGGCGCGCTCCGCCGAGGGGCCCGACCGGGCGGCCGAGTTCGCCGGTCGTGCCCTGGACCTGCAGATCCCGCTCCTGGAAGACTTCACGCCCACCGACCCGACACACCTGGCCGAGTTGTCGCTGGACCCGGCGGGACTGCTGGCCCGGACCTTGCCGTTGCCGACCGTCGGTGGTGGGTTGGCGAACACCACCTTCGATCAGCGGGGCGCCGTGCACCTCGAAGACCACCCGATCGACGTCGCGGAAGCCCTGGCCGACGCCGGGGTCGACGCCGTCGTCAACGCGGGAGACAGCGTGTACCGGGCCGGCGATCCCGACCGGGCTCGCCGGTTGGCCGACCGACTCGCCGACCTCGTCGCCGCCGGTGGTGCGGCCCGGCCCGGTCCGGCTGTGCCGGGCTTGCCGTCCGGTCACTGCCTCAGCGATACCGGCGGATTGGTCGTCCGGCACCGGTGCTTTGCCGCGGTGGACCGTTACGTCATCAAATCCGTTGCGCAACAGTTGAACAGCGCACAACAGCAGGTCGCCGCGCAATACCGGATGCTGACCGGCTGA
- the gdhA gene encoding NADP-specific glutamate dehydrogenase gives MSELNPKLHDIYDEVLRRNPGEAEFHQAVFEVLSSLGPVVTKHPEYVNSAVIRRMCEPERQIIFRVPWLDDNGDVQINRGFRVEFNSALGPYKGGLRFHPSVYLGIVKFLGFEQIFKNSLTGLPIGGGKGGSDFDPKGRSDNEIMRFCQSFMTELYRHLGEYTDVPAGDIGVGGREIGYLFGQYKRITNRYESGVLTGKGLSWGGSQVRTEATGYGAVYFADEILKTTKDSFEGKRAVVSGSGNVAIYAIEKIHQLGGTVVAASDSSGYIVDEKGIDLELLKEIKEVKRERIEAYAKARGGATQFVSDGSIWDVPCQIAIPSATQNELDGDHAAALARNGCKIVAEGANMPCTPDAVKLFSEAGVTVAPGKAANAGGVATSGLEMQQNASRDSWSFEYTEQRLAAIMQSIHHRCLVTADEYGAPGNYVLGANIAGFIQVADAMTALGLI, from the coding sequence ATGAGCGAACTGAATCCGAAGCTGCATGACATCTATGACGAGGTTTTGCGCCGCAATCCGGGCGAGGCGGAATTCCACCAAGCCGTCTTCGAGGTGCTCAGCAGCCTCGGCCCCGTGGTGACCAAGCACCCGGAGTATGTCAACAGCGCCGTCATCCGCCGGATGTGCGAGCCCGAGCGTCAGATCATCTTCCGCGTGCCGTGGCTCGACGACAACGGTGACGTGCAGATCAACCGTGGTTTCCGGGTCGAGTTCAACTCGGCGCTGGGCCCCTACAAGGGCGGCCTGCGCTTCCACCCCTCGGTGTACCTGGGCATCGTCAAATTCCTCGGTTTCGAGCAGATCTTCAAGAACTCGCTGACCGGTCTTCCGATCGGCGGCGGCAAGGGCGGATCGGACTTCGACCCCAAGGGCCGCTCCGACAACGAGATCATGCGGTTCTGTCAGTCGTTCATGACCGAGCTCTACCGCCACCTGGGCGAGTACACCGACGTCCCGGCCGGTGACATCGGCGTCGGCGGACGTGAGATCGGTTACCTTTTCGGCCAGTACAAGCGCATCACCAACCGCTACGAGTCGGGGGTGCTGACCGGTAAGGGCCTGAGCTGGGGCGGTTCGCAGGTCCGCACCGAGGCCACCGGCTACGGCGCGGTGTACTTCGCCGACGAGATCCTCAAGACCACCAAGGACTCCTTCGAAGGCAAGCGCGCGGTGGTCTCCGGTTCGGGCAACGTGGCGATCTACGCGATCGAGAAGATCCACCAGCTCGGCGGCACCGTGGTGGCCGCCTCGGACTCGTCGGGCTACATCGTCGACGAGAAGGGCATCGACCTCGAGCTGCTCAAGGAGATCAAGGAAGTCAAGCGCGAGCGGATCGAGGCCTACGCCAAGGCCCGCGGCGGGGCGACCCAGTTCGTCAGCGACGGCTCCATCTGGGACGTGCCGTGTCAGATCGCGATCCCGTCGGCCACCCAGAACGAACTCGACGGTGACCACGCCGCCGCCCTGGCCCGCAACGGCTGCAAGATCGTCGCCGAGGGCGCCAACATGCCGTGCACCCCGGACGCGGTCAAGCTGTTCTCCGAGGCCGGTGTGACGGTCGCGCCGGGTAAGGCGGCCAATGCCGGCGGGGTGGCCACCAGCGGCCTGGAGATGCAGCAGAACGCCTCGCGGGACTCGTGGAGCTTCGAGTACACCGAGCAGCGGCTGGCGGCGATCATGCAGAGCATCCACCACCGCTGCCTGGTCACCGCCGACGAGTACGGCGCCCCCGGCAACTATGTGCTGGGCGCCAACATCGCCGGCTTCATCCAGGTGGCCGACGCGATGACCGCGCTGGGCCTGATTTAG